A single region of the Austwickia chelonae genome encodes:
- a CDS encoding DUF6297 family protein — protein sequence MNTTPDHLVEERRRARTVLRELRWRRTSDQKFTDSAANTGYMLVLAALVFASMAAGLLRGSSLALENTLRSDVAALLPMILPVALAGAALWAAATAGPLGAPSAERTWLFAAPADRGVLLRSRVVSTGVLAWFVGAVLTGIAAAAAGAESTLSDWTARTTAGAGLTLWVVAAAAWRQTASPTTTAADRTSLFGTSLLVAATLAATALAALPTIGLAPPTPPSTDTTVIALTAAAVTSAGTVTLLLVARQAHRLPMSEIARGGDFTDATEQSMAMLDSAAVLQATARRNLARHGRRRSRTLTGHGLWALVAADARRVPRRPGPLLAATCTLPWLWLFTPAQGSWAGLLLAALVVIPTSTPYAAGLRAWVRSTGLRRSLPGTNRSLALAFLVVPAVVATAVAAVAQTAAHLSVWSTPLLVGAALVAMTHTASAPDLADVGLVVSTPAGALPVGVVKRVLRGSSLPALVLAPGLVMPGPMMMVAAAVGVLIAGFCLWQDLSQISGY from the coding sequence ATGAACACCACGCCGGACCACCTCGTCGAAGAGCGCCGCCGAGCCCGCACAGTCCTACGAGAACTGCGGTGGCGACGCACCTCCGACCAAAAATTCACCGACTCCGCGGCGAACACCGGGTACATGCTCGTCTTGGCTGCGCTGGTGTTCGCCTCGATGGCCGCGGGGCTACTGCGCGGCTCCAGCCTCGCACTCGAGAACACCCTGCGCAGTGACGTGGCCGCTCTGCTGCCGATGATCCTGCCGGTCGCCCTGGCCGGGGCAGCTCTGTGGGCAGCGGCGACAGCAGGGCCCTTAGGCGCACCCTCCGCAGAGCGGACCTGGCTGTTCGCAGCACCAGCAGATCGAGGCGTACTGCTGCGAAGCCGGGTCGTCAGCACAGGCGTACTGGCCTGGTTCGTCGGCGCCGTCCTCACCGGCATCGCCGCCGCCGCAGCCGGCGCGGAAAGCACACTCAGCGACTGGACGGCACGCACAACAGCTGGGGCCGGGCTGACGCTATGGGTGGTCGCCGCCGCAGCCTGGCGGCAGACAGCCTCCCCGACAACCACGGCAGCAGACCGGACTTCCCTGTTCGGTACATCACTGCTGGTGGCTGCCACCCTCGCCGCCACAGCCCTCGCGGCACTACCGACCATCGGCCTGGCCCCACCTACACCGCCCTCGACCGACACCACGGTGATCGCACTCACGGCAGCAGCAGTCACCTCAGCAGGCACGGTGACCCTGCTGCTGGTCGCCCGGCAAGCACACCGGTTGCCGATGAGTGAGATCGCCCGCGGAGGCGACTTCACCGACGCCACCGAACAAAGCATGGCAATGCTGGACAGCGCCGCCGTCCTACAAGCCACCGCGCGACGGAACCTGGCCCGACACGGACGGCGACGAAGCCGCACCCTGACCGGCCACGGCCTGTGGGCCCTCGTTGCCGCTGACGCACGGCGGGTGCCACGACGTCCCGGCCCCTTGCTCGCAGCCACTTGCACCCTGCCCTGGCTATGGCTGTTCACCCCCGCACAGGGATCCTGGGCCGGACTCCTGTTAGCGGCACTGGTCGTCATCCCTACCTCCACGCCCTACGCCGCAGGCCTACGCGCATGGGTGCGTTCGACAGGGCTCCGCCGATCCCTCCCCGGCACCAACCGGTCGCTGGCGCTCGCCTTTCTGGTGGTTCCAGCGGTGGTGGCGACGGCCGTGGCGGCGGTCGCGCAGACGGCAGCGCACCTGTCGGTATGGTCGACACCTTTACTGGTCGGTGCGGCATTGGTCGCGATGACGCATACGGCCTCAGCTCCTGACCTGGCCGATGTCGGCCTGGTCGTGTCGACCCCGGCTGGCGCGCTGCCGGTGGGCGTGGTCAAACGGGTGCTGCGTGGGTCTTCTTTGCCGGCGCTGGTGCTGGCGCCGGGCCTGGTCATGCCGGGGCCGATGATGATGGTCGCCGCCGCAGTGGGCGTCCTGATCGCCGGGTTCTGTCTGTGGCAGGACCTGAGCCAGATCTCCGGTTACTGA
- the ccmA gene encoding heme ABC exporter ATP-binding protein CcmA has translation MRSSTCLEVSQLSKTYGGRPIVRDLSFTVKAGEAIALTGPNGVGKTTTLHCLLGTVEPDSGQVFLDGTPLDERDPKVRARVATVLDDMGWFPDLTAAEHLDLFARAHGSNDPFDAVDTALEAVQLTDAADQLPDSLSSGQRRRLALATTLIRPYDLLILDEPEQRLDVVGRDWLADHLTQAKKAGAAILLASHDPQLLERVGARIVTIMPIDGSAA, from the coding sequence GTGCGGAGTTCCACCTGCCTCGAAGTCTCTCAACTGTCGAAAACATATGGAGGCAGGCCGATCGTCAGAGATCTCTCCTTCACCGTGAAGGCAGGAGAAGCCATCGCACTGACCGGACCGAACGGTGTCGGTAAGACAACCACCTTGCATTGCCTGCTGGGCACCGTCGAACCCGACAGCGGTCAGGTCTTCCTCGACGGAACACCCCTGGACGAACGCGACCCGAAGGTACGCGCTCGGGTCGCGACCGTGCTGGACGACATGGGATGGTTCCCCGACCTGACCGCAGCGGAACATCTCGACCTGTTCGCCCGCGCACATGGCAGCAACGACCCCTTCGACGCCGTGGACACCGCACTGGAAGCAGTGCAACTCACCGACGCCGCCGACCAACTCCCCGACAGCCTCAGCTCCGGGCAGCGGCGACGACTCGCGTTGGCCACCACTCTGATCCGCCCGTACGACCTGTTGATCCTCGACGAGCCGGAACAACGACTCGACGTCGTCGGCCGCGACTGGCTGGCCGACCACCTGACCCAAGCGAAAAAGGCCGGCGCAGCGATCCTGCTGGCCAGCCACGACCCACAACTGCTCGAACGAGTCGGCGCGCGGATCGTAACGATCATGCCCATCGACGGCAGCGCTGCATGA
- a CDS encoding DEAD/DEAH box helicase, whose protein sequence is MRGERSEDERIRILKFWWMLELFSPQKIPALTRKATQPSDHQVCIWQPEDPLPWESLAPPDPVGSTTRVWRHTVYLGVYQLKATYEALSQVFAEDPDAYDQSPDGQSACAGLVIAQDGRLVPDSVVLSSALWAAGRTRSPGPENPHWMEGFGQAQAQLTKEVDDSEGERRQEDGGEQPPPHNRASMLELLRIAHGVAGVTDFDDLASNSVIIDSVAVSERRALDGATTDFLNSFYLDDLKAVREHVTRGNLGAALSSYLTGDSSLPVAERIDIVAHPDIIDAATSVERLPKGRWPSSPQHSLALSQQYAVNRALGDLAPSSGIMGVNGPPGTGKTTMLRDILAGNVVERARRLAALATPADAFTKVTHRWSDAAGHSRAVPQLRPELTGFEMVVASANNAAVENVTAEIPAHNAIADPWRGNIDYFGDIATKVLQACADKEDASSSDSPPSAWGLVAARLGRKRNRTAFQSAFWFDEKTPRNRSVPQDNVPRMQTTLTRWRDGDAEYTPWAQAKADFRAAERRVDRLISERAQAQERLRRHPLLTNRERSLHKVADQARRHLEKSNQALTRHLAVEQSNEAALDLATANHERHLAAKPGVLETIFSLGRAVRDWREQLDTLTTELDLAARQQQETLEHGRRIRQTLQESQDRMASVQSVLDHTQQEQAQLSTACAHDQARFGKAYPGSKGDQRELRAPWLDEELDSARSDLFVAALTLHQRFLANAAHDMLHGLRAAMDVVAGHHPHDLAPQKILAAWQLFFLTVPLISTTFASAGRMFDGLGQESIGWLLIDEAGQSSPQYAVGSIWRARRVIAVGDPLQIEPVVTLPKKAQRNIALSYGIGSTWIPPRASVQTLADRVSRFGTVLDQGEEKVWVSAPLRVHRRCDDPMFTLCNRIAYNDLMISGVHRTVDDPAHPDRFDGPDGPIIAVSHWADEPASARGSHLQPNQILRFKKALNYLAGQDVPPSDVIAISPFCAMADRLHGLTTEYRGLRAGTIHTAQGREAPVVILVLGGDPDKPGAAVNWARTPNLVNVAASRVQRRLYVIGDRAFWSRHNYFRDLARALGR, encoded by the coding sequence ATGCGCGGTGAACGGAGTGAAGACGAACGGATTCGGATTCTGAAGTTCTGGTGGATGTTGGAGCTGTTCAGCCCACAAAAGATTCCAGCCCTGACCCGCAAAGCGACGCAGCCTTCGGACCACCAGGTATGTATCTGGCAGCCCGAGGACCCGCTGCCATGGGAGTCCTTGGCCCCACCTGACCCGGTGGGGTCGACCACCCGGGTCTGGCGCCACACTGTCTATCTGGGCGTCTACCAGCTGAAAGCAACCTACGAGGCGTTGAGCCAGGTATTCGCGGAAGATCCTGACGCCTACGACCAGAGCCCCGACGGACAGAGCGCGTGCGCGGGACTGGTCATCGCGCAGGACGGCCGTTTGGTCCCCGATTCGGTCGTGCTTTCCTCAGCGTTGTGGGCGGCAGGCCGAACCCGCTCCCCCGGGCCGGAGAATCCACATTGGATGGAAGGATTCGGTCAGGCCCAGGCCCAACTCACCAAAGAAGTCGACGACAGCGAAGGCGAACGCCGTCAGGAAGATGGCGGTGAACAGCCCCCTCCCCACAACCGGGCCTCCATGCTGGAATTGCTACGAATTGCCCATGGCGTTGCCGGTGTCACCGATTTCGACGACTTGGCCAGCAATTCCGTGATCATCGACAGCGTCGCTGTCTCCGAACGCCGGGCGCTGGACGGCGCGACCACCGATTTCCTGAACAGCTTCTACCTGGACGATCTGAAAGCTGTCCGAGAACACGTGACGCGCGGCAACCTGGGCGCTGCTCTCAGCAGCTATCTCACCGGCGATTCGTCGTTGCCAGTGGCCGAACGGATCGACATCGTGGCGCATCCTGACATCATCGACGCAGCCACCAGTGTCGAACGACTTCCCAAAGGACGATGGCCTTCCTCCCCTCAGCATTCGCTGGCGTTGAGCCAGCAGTACGCCGTCAACCGGGCCCTGGGAGACCTCGCCCCGAGCAGCGGAATCATGGGGGTAAACGGCCCGCCTGGCACCGGCAAGACGACGATGTTACGCGACATCCTCGCGGGGAATGTCGTCGAACGAGCTCGACGTCTCGCTGCTCTCGCCACTCCTGCGGATGCTTTCACCAAAGTGACCCACCGATGGTCCGATGCTGCTGGCCATTCTCGGGCTGTCCCTCAGCTCCGACCCGAACTGACCGGTTTCGAAATGGTCGTCGCCTCGGCGAACAATGCCGCCGTCGAAAATGTGACCGCTGAGATCCCCGCCCACAACGCCATCGCCGATCCGTGGCGCGGCAACATCGACTACTTCGGTGACATCGCCACCAAGGTCCTGCAGGCCTGCGCCGACAAGGAAGACGCCTCTTCGAGCGACTCGCCCCCTTCGGCTTGGGGACTTGTCGCCGCCAGGCTGGGGCGGAAACGCAACCGTACTGCTTTCCAATCGGCGTTCTGGTTCGACGAGAAGACACCCCGGAACCGATCGGTGCCGCAGGACAATGTGCCGCGAATGCAGACCACGCTGACGCGATGGCGTGACGGTGACGCCGAGTACACCCCGTGGGCTCAGGCCAAAGCCGACTTCCGTGCTGCCGAGCGGCGGGTCGACCGTCTCATCAGCGAGCGGGCACAAGCCCAGGAACGTCTCCGCCGGCACCCACTGCTGACCAACCGTGAACGATCTCTCCACAAAGTAGCCGATCAGGCACGACGACACCTCGAAAAATCCAACCAGGCGCTGACCCGTCACCTAGCCGTCGAGCAGAGCAACGAAGCCGCTCTGGATCTCGCCACCGCGAACCACGAACGCCACCTCGCTGCGAAACCCGGCGTATTGGAAACGATTTTCTCCCTCGGTAGAGCAGTGCGGGACTGGCGCGAACAACTCGACACACTCACCACCGAACTCGACCTCGCCGCACGACAGCAACAGGAAACCCTCGAGCACGGCCGCCGGATCCGACAGACACTGCAGGAATCCCAGGACCGGATGGCATCAGTCCAATCCGTCTTGGACCACACCCAGCAGGAACAAGCACAGCTCAGCACCGCCTGCGCACACGACCAGGCACGATTCGGCAAGGCCTACCCCGGTTCAAAGGGAGACCAACGCGAGCTGCGCGCGCCGTGGCTCGATGAAGAGCTCGACTCCGCACGGTCGGATCTGTTCGTCGCCGCGTTGACATTGCACCAGCGTTTTCTCGCCAATGCCGCTCATGACATGCTTCACGGTTTGCGCGCCGCTATGGATGTGGTTGCCGGTCACCACCCACATGATCTGGCACCGCAGAAAATCTTGGCAGCTTGGCAGTTGTTCTTCCTCACCGTCCCGTTGATTTCGACGACATTCGCCTCAGCTGGTCGGATGTTCGACGGTCTGGGGCAGGAATCCATCGGTTGGTTGCTCATCGACGAAGCGGGGCAGTCCTCACCCCAGTACGCAGTCGGCTCCATATGGCGTGCTCGGCGCGTCATCGCCGTCGGCGATCCGCTCCAGATCGAACCGGTGGTCACGCTTCCGAAGAAGGCCCAACGCAATATTGCCCTCAGTTATGGGATCGGGTCGACGTGGATCCCGCCTCGCGCGTCCGTGCAGACGTTGGCCGACCGGGTGTCCCGGTTCGGTACGGTGCTGGACCAGGGCGAGGAGAAGGTCTGGGTGAGCGCGCCGCTGCGGGTTCACCGGCGCTGCGATGACCCCATGTTCACGCTGTGCAACCGGATCGCTTACAACGATTTGATGATCAGCGGTGTGCACCGCACGGTGGACGATCCGGCCCATCCAGACCGTTTCGATGGCCCGGACGGGCCGATCATCGCGGTGAGCCACTGGGCCGACGAACCTGCGTCGGCCCGTGGCAGTCACCTGCAGCCCAATCAGATCCTGCGTTTCAAGAAGGCCCTCAACTATCTTGCCGGGCAAGATGTTCCGCCTTCCGATGTCATCGCCATCTCTCCTTTTTGCGCGATGGCGGATCGATTGCATGGCCTCACCACCGAGTATCGCGGCTTGCGCGCGGGGACGATCCATACAGCGCAAGGTCGTGAGGCTCCGGTGGTGATCCTGGTGCTGGGCGGCGACCCGGATAAGCCTGGAGCTGCCGTGAATTGGGCTAGAACCCCCAACTTGGTCAATGTTGCTGCAAGCCGGGTGCAACGTCGCTTGTACGTGATCGGCGACCGCGCTTTCTGGTCCAGGCACAACTATTTCCGTGATCTTGCCAGGGCGCTCGGCCGATAG
- the tdh gene encoding L-threonine 3-dehydrogenase, protein MRALVKPTAGPGLELRDVPEPECGPTDVKIRVLRAGLCGTDLHLEQWDDWAAATVKPPMTIGHEFFGEIVEVGHEVEGVMPLKVGMKASGEGHVVCGFCRNCRAGRRHVCINTKGIGVNRDGAFADYVVIPASNAWVQPDDMDPDVGALFDPLGNATHTALQWPMVGEDVLITGAGPIGVMAAAIARHAGARHVVVTDLSDYRLALAEKAGADLVVNTTRKTIREAQHELGMREGFDIGLEMSGAPIAVNDMIDNMNHGGRVAMLGLPKDPYPIDWGKVITHMITIKGIYGREMYDTWYAMSSMLQTSENLRDAVKSVITHRVDFEDWPDAWAAARSGQCGKVVMDLTR, encoded by the coding sequence ATGCGGGCACTCGTCAAGCCCACAGCCGGGCCAGGCCTGGAACTCCGCGACGTCCCCGAGCCCGAATGCGGGCCCACCGACGTCAAGATCCGGGTCCTGCGCGCAGGGCTGTGCGGCACCGACCTGCACCTCGAGCAGTGGGACGACTGGGCCGCCGCCACCGTCAAACCCCCGATGACCATCGGGCACGAGTTCTTCGGTGAGATCGTCGAGGTCGGCCACGAGGTCGAAGGAGTCATGCCACTGAAAGTCGGCATGAAGGCCTCCGGTGAAGGCCACGTCGTCTGCGGGTTCTGCCGCAACTGCCGCGCAGGGCGCCGCCACGTCTGCATCAACACCAAAGGCATCGGCGTCAACCGCGACGGCGCTTTCGCCGACTACGTCGTCATCCCCGCGAGCAACGCCTGGGTGCAACCCGACGACATGGACCCCGACGTCGGTGCCCTCTTCGACCCGCTCGGCAATGCCACCCACACCGCCCTGCAATGGCCCATGGTCGGCGAGGACGTCCTCATCACCGGCGCCGGCCCGATCGGCGTGATGGCGGCCGCCATCGCCCGCCACGCAGGAGCCCGCCACGTCGTCGTCACCGACCTGTCCGACTACCGTCTCGCCCTGGCCGAGAAAGCCGGTGCCGACCTCGTCGTCAACACCACCCGTAAAACCATCCGGGAAGCACAACACGAACTGGGTATGCGGGAAGGTTTCGACATCGGCCTGGAAATGTCCGGCGCGCCCATCGCCGTCAACGACATGATCGACAACATGAACCACGGCGGACGCGTCGCCATGCTCGGCCTCCCCAAAGACCCCTACCCCATCGACTGGGGCAAGGTCATCACCCACATGATCACGATCAAAGGCATCTACGGCCGGGAAATGTACGACACCTGGTATGCGATGAGCTCCATGCTGCAAACCTCCGAGAACCTCCGCGACGCCGTGAAATCGGTCATCACCCACCGGGTCGACTTCGAGGACTGGCCCGACGCCTGGGCCGCCGCCCGCAGCGGACAGTGCGGCAAGGTCGTCATGGACCTCACCCGCTGA
- a CDS encoding glycine C-acetyltransferase, whose product MYGEMRERLTSTLAEIDAAGLYKHERRLATPQSAHIETTTADGRAPSLNFCANNYLGLADHPEVVAAAKESYDTWGFGMASVRFICGTQELHKQLEASLSDFLGMEDTILFSSCFDANGGVFEVLFSEEDAIVSDELNHASLIDGIRLCKARRFRYRNRDLDDLRAQLDAARDGGARQTVIVTDGVFSMDGYYAPLPQICDLAEEYGALVLVDDSHAVGFVGEHGRGTHELFDVMGRVDIITGTLGKALGGASGGYVSGPQEVIDLLRQRARPYLFSNAVAPAVAAGSLTAIDLARSSDELRTALETNKTLFRSLMTEAGFDLLPGEHAIVPVMFPGEDGARLAGRIAESMLADGVYVIPFSYPVVPKGKARIRVQLSAAHSAEDVRTCVAAFVAARDKAAVG is encoded by the coding sequence ATGTACGGCGAGATGCGTGAGCGTCTGACATCGACCCTCGCGGAAATCGACGCAGCGGGCCTGTACAAGCACGAACGCCGCCTGGCGACCCCCCAGTCGGCGCACATCGAAACCACCACCGCCGACGGCCGTGCCCCCTCCCTCAACTTCTGCGCCAACAACTACCTCGGCCTGGCCGACCACCCCGAGGTCGTCGCCGCCGCCAAGGAGTCCTACGACACCTGGGGCTTCGGCATGGCCAGCGTCCGCTTCATCTGCGGCACCCAAGAGCTCCACAAACAGCTCGAAGCGAGTCTCAGCGACTTCCTCGGCATGGAGGACACCATCCTGTTCTCCAGCTGTTTCGACGCCAACGGCGGCGTCTTCGAAGTGCTCTTCTCCGAAGAGGACGCCATCGTCTCCGACGAACTCAACCACGCCTCCCTCATCGACGGGATCCGGCTGTGCAAAGCCCGCCGGTTCCGCTACCGCAACCGCGACCTGGACGACCTGCGCGCCCAACTCGACGCGGCCCGCGACGGCGGCGCCCGACAGACGGTGATCGTCACCGACGGCGTCTTCTCCATGGACGGCTACTACGCGCCCCTCCCCCAGATCTGCGACCTGGCCGAGGAATACGGCGCGCTGGTCCTGGTCGACGATTCACATGCCGTCGGTTTCGTCGGCGAACACGGCCGCGGCACCCACGAACTCTTCGACGTGATGGGACGGGTCGACATCATCACCGGAACCCTCGGCAAAGCCCTCGGCGGGGCCTCCGGCGGTTACGTGTCCGGCCCGCAGGAAGTCATCGACCTGCTGCGCCAACGTGCCCGCCCCTACCTGTTCAGCAATGCGGTCGCCCCCGCCGTCGCCGCCGGATCCCTCACAGCGATCGACCTGGCGCGGTCCTCCGACGAACTGCGCACCGCACTGGAGACCAACAAGACGCTCTTCCGCTCCCTCATGACCGAGGCCGGCTTCGACCTGCTGCCCGGCGAGCACGCCATCGTCCCGGTGATGTTCCCCGGTGAGGACGGCGCGCGCCTCGCCGGTCGGATCGCCGAGTCGATGCTCGCCGACGGGGTGTACGTGATCCCGTTCTCCTACCCGGTGGTGCCCAAGGGCAAGGCTCGTATCCGGGTGCAGTTGTCCGCGGCCCATTCCGCCGAGGACGTCCGTACGTGCGTGGCGGCTTTCGTGGCAGCCCGTGACAAGGCCGCTGTCGGCTGA
- a CDS encoding GroES family chaperonin, whose translation MADPELPDDGAYDEPTNTDEPADASPRRQAVSEGGLALRMLHDRVLLSDEGEKGERQTGGGLIIPATAQLGKRLAWATVVAVGANVRQVRLADRALYDPSERATVELDGREYVLLRERDLHAVSTPEKDPDAGLYL comes from the coding sequence GTGGCTGATCCAGAACTTCCCGACGACGGGGCCTACGACGAGCCGACCAACACCGACGAACCAGCCGACGCATCACCGCGCCGACAGGCCGTCTCCGAGGGCGGGCTCGCCCTCCGCATGTTGCACGACCGCGTCCTGCTCTCCGACGAAGGGGAGAAGGGCGAACGACAGACCGGCGGTGGGCTGATCATTCCGGCCACCGCCCAGCTGGGCAAACGCCTGGCCTGGGCCACCGTCGTCGCGGTCGGTGCCAATGTGCGGCAGGTACGCCTCGCCGACCGGGCGCTGTACGACCCCTCGGAACGGGCCACCGTGGAACTCGACGGACGAGAATACGTCCTCCTCCGGGAACGTGATCTCCACGCCGTCTCCACCCCGGAGAAGGACCCCGACGCAGGGCTCTATCTCTGA
- a CDS encoding DUF3618 domain-containing protein: protein MSQEARNPNQIEADIEATRTRLATTIDELAYRAKPGVIAQRQKDATVAKLQETFMTPKGDFRMERVAIVAAAVILLVGIGIMRRSRG, encoded by the coding sequence ATGAGCCAAGAAGCTCGCAACCCGAACCAGATCGAAGCGGACATCGAAGCCACTCGTACCCGCTTGGCGACCACGATCGACGAGCTGGCCTATCGAGCCAAACCGGGTGTCATCGCACAGCGGCAGAAGGACGCCACCGTCGCGAAACTGCAAGAGACCTTCATGACCCCCAAGGGCGACTTCCGTATGGAACGAGTCGCCATCGTGGCCGCTGCGGTCATCCTGCTCGTCGGCATCGGCATCATGCGCCGCTCCCGTGGCTGA
- the bcp gene encoding thioredoxin-dependent thiol peroxidase: MTRLEPGELAPTWTLTSDSGTTVSLADYAGRTLIIFFYPAAMTPGCTKQACDFRDSLEPLLAAGYDVVGISPDSPEKLAAFVDKESLTYPLLSDPDKAVLTAYGAYGEKKLYGKTVTGVIRSTMVIDGEGRISLARYNVKATGHVASLRKALKV; this comes from the coding sequence ATGACCCGTCTGGAACCTGGCGAACTCGCCCCAACCTGGACACTCACCAGCGACTCGGGGACGACGGTGAGTCTGGCCGATTACGCCGGGCGCACACTGATCATCTTCTTCTACCCCGCAGCGATGACACCGGGGTGTACCAAGCAGGCCTGCGACTTCCGGGACTCCTTGGAGCCTCTTCTGGCGGCGGGCTACGACGTGGTGGGGATCTCCCCGGACAGCCCGGAGAAACTGGCGGCCTTCGTCGACAAGGAATCCCTGACGTACCCCTTGCTGTCCGACCCGGACAAGGCCGTCCTGACCGCTTATGGCGCGTACGGGGAGAAGAAGCTGTACGGCAAGACGGTGACCGGAGTGATCCGTTCGACCATGGTGATCGACGGCGAGGGTCGGATCTCCCTGGCCCGGTACAACGTGAAAGCCACCGGTCATGTCGCTTCACTGCGTAAAGCGTTGAAGGTCTGA
- the rdgB gene encoding RdgB/HAM1 family non-canonical purine NTP pyrophosphatase has protein sequence MNASSTDRRIVLATRNEGKVAELRVILADVLAEIGAELVGVGDFPEVADVVETGVTFAANATLKATTVAAATGLPALADDSGLAVDVLGGAPGVFSARWSGRHGDDRANLELLLAQLADVPDEERGAAFVCAAALAIPDGSGTVEGCTTVVRKGRFPGTLTREPRGENGFGYDPILLVEGDERTAAQLSSAEKNAISHRGQAFRVLSADLRERLGRH, from the coding sequence ATGAATGCCTCGTCGACCGACCGCCGGATCGTCCTGGCGACCCGCAATGAGGGCAAGGTCGCTGAGCTACGGGTGATCCTCGCCGACGTCCTCGCCGAGATCGGTGCCGAACTGGTGGGCGTCGGGGATTTCCCCGAGGTCGCCGATGTCGTCGAGACCGGGGTGACCTTCGCGGCGAATGCCACGTTGAAGGCGACCACGGTGGCCGCAGCCACCGGGCTACCTGCCCTGGCGGATGATTCGGGCCTGGCGGTGGATGTCTTGGGCGGCGCTCCGGGCGTCTTCAGCGCGCGCTGGTCGGGCCGGCACGGTGACGACCGGGCCAACCTGGAGCTTCTGCTCGCTCAACTGGCCGATGTGCCCGACGAGGAGCGTGGCGCAGCCTTCGTCTGTGCAGCGGCCTTGGCGATCCCGGACGGAAGCGGCACCGTCGAGGGGTGCACCACGGTGGTCCGGAAGGGGCGTTTCCCTGGAACATTGACCCGTGAGCCTCGTGGGGAGAACGGTTTCGGGTACGACCCGATCCTCCTGGTGGAGGGCGACGAGCGGACCGCAGCGCAGCTGTCCTCGGCGGAGAAGAACGCGATCAGCCACCGGGGTCAGGCCTTCCGGGTGTTGTCCGCGGACCTGCGGGAGCGCTTGGGCCGGCACTGA
- the rph gene encoding ribonuclease PH: MTTRHDGRTADQLRDIRITRNWLDHAEGSVLVEFGRTRVLCAASFTEGVPRWLKGQGKGWVTAEYAMLPRSTNTRNDRESVKGKIGGRTHEISRLVGRSLRAVVDMKALGENTVVLDCDVLQADGGTRTAAITGAYVALADAVAAGKASRAIRSSATVLTGSVSAVSVGVVKGEPVLDLDYVEDVDADTDMNVVMTGDGRFVEVQGTAEGEPFDRALLDGLLSLAEIGCARLTALQQAALDAPARERTR, from the coding sequence ATGACGACCCGACACGACGGCCGCACCGCGGACCAGCTCCGCGACATCCGCATCACCCGTAACTGGCTCGACCACGCCGAAGGCAGCGTCCTGGTGGAATTCGGCCGCACCAGGGTGCTCTGCGCAGCCAGCTTCACCGAAGGCGTACCGCGCTGGCTGAAAGGCCAGGGCAAAGGGTGGGTCACCGCCGAGTACGCGATGCTTCCCCGCTCCACCAACACCCGCAACGACCGCGAGTCGGTCAAAGGCAAGATCGGCGGCCGCACCCACGAGATCTCCCGGCTCGTCGGCCGATCCCTCCGCGCCGTCGTCGACATGAAAGCCCTGGGGGAGAACACCGTCGTCCTGGACTGCGACGTCCTCCAGGCCGACGGCGGCACCCGCACCGCAGCCATCACCGGAGCCTATGTGGCGCTCGCTGACGCGGTGGCCGCGGGGAAGGCCTCCCGGGCAATCCGTTCTTCCGCGACGGTGCTCACCGGTTCGGTGTCCGCGGTCAGTGTCGGTGTCGTCAAGGGTGAGCCGGTGCTGGACCTGGACTATGTGGAGGATGTCGACGCCGACACCGACATGAATGTCGTGATGACCGGGGACGGACGTTTCGTGGAGGTGCAGGGCACAGCGGAAGGTGAGCCTTTCGACCGCGCTCTGCTCGACGGGCTGCTGTCGCTGGCCGAGATCGGTTGCGCCCGTTTGACGGCCCTACAGCAGGCTGCACTGGACGCCCCGGCCCGGGAGCGCACCCGATGA